The following are encoded together in the Hemicordylus capensis ecotype Gifberg chromosome 4, rHemCap1.1.pri, whole genome shotgun sequence genome:
- the C4H8orf76 gene encoding uncharacterized protein C8orf76 homolog isoform X1, with amino-acid sequence MELPFGFQFEESVFEGGCREASGGPSLLPAYSARCCESKWFCEETAGEDYAESVNLKKFRGDLAYKQQEFKKALFEYSGCLALLPLSNIAMRRDVQESQARCLAHLGRCEEALEITEMLQNGATNTDHVTVVLGLKFAIYRTLGHMEEMIGCLQQLISLHPFHPGNWKLLAEAYMSYLQFPLPQSVSEACLQGCEGVAVNHCLPVSSKEGCSQHPQKHHWRTDFSLQISPKINGSLESCEKCQTGGPTNAQGKREAQPAVRNTAFGTMRQEESGDIWIYACASLVRARLLLQLTQSQQSSFALESNLKAQQDIEDKVASFGLKGDVLSLMTEEMGKDLVPEKLKEDAQGEVKCIAASALASLMTPSAPDFEQKWFRKLRDGFFCLGSCT; translated from the exons TGGTTTTGTGAAGAAACAGCTGGCGAAGATTATGCTGAAAGTGTCAATCTAAAAAAATTCAGAGGAGATTTGGCATATAAACAACAAGAATTTAAG AAGGCACTCTTCGAGTATTCCGGCTGCCTTGCGCTGTTACCTCTGAGCAATATTGCCATGAGAAGAGATGTACAAGAGAGCCAGGCTCGCTGTTTAGCTCATCTGGGAAGATGCGAGGAAGCCTTGGAGATCACAGAGATGCTG CAAAATGGAGCAACAAACACAGACCATGTGACCGTGGTGCTTGGCCTGAAGTTTGCTATTTACCGCACTCTGGGGCACATGGAGGAAATGATTGGCTGCTTACAGCAGCTGATTTCGCTACACCCTTTTCACCCAGGGAACTGGAAGTTGCTTGCTGAGGCTTACATGAGCTATTTACAGTTTCCACTGCCACAGTCTGTGTCAGAAGCTTGTCTCCAGGGATGCGAAGGCGTCGCCGTGAATCATTGTCTCCCGGTTTCATCCAAGGAAGGCTGCTCTCAGCATCCTCAGAAGCACCACTGGAGGACAGATTTCTCCTTGCAGATTTCACCCAAAATAAATGGCAGTTTGGAGTCTTGTGAAAAATGTCAAACAGGGGGACCCACCAATGCCCAGGGAAAACGGGAGGCACAGCCTGCAGTGAGGAATACTGCGTTTGGtaccatgaggcaggaagagtcaGGAGACATCTGGATATATGCATGTGCTTCCTTAGTTAGAGCAAG GCTCTTGCTTCAGCTCACACAGTCTCAGCAGTCCTCTTTCGCTTTAGAGAGTAACTTAAAAGCACAGCAAGACATTGAAGACAAAGTTGCATCCTTTGGATTGAAGGGAGATGTCTTGTCCTTGATGACTGAA GAGATGGGAAAGGATCTCGTTCCAGAGAAGCTCAAAGAGGATGCCCAGGGAGAGGTGAAATGCATAGCGGCTTCAGCCCTGGCATCCCTAATGACGCCATCTGCCCCGGACTTTGAGCAGAAATGGTTCCGAAAGCTCCGAGATGGTTTCTTTTGCTTGGGCTCTTGCACATAG
- the C4H8orf76 gene encoding uncharacterized protein C8orf76 homolog isoform X2, translated as MMWRVLLAWKSKPTCKVNSRLHCKWFCEETAGEDYAESVNLKKFRGDLAYKQQEFKKALFEYSGCLALLPLSNIAMRRDVQESQARCLAHLGRCEEALEITEMLQNGATNTDHVTVVLGLKFAIYRTLGHMEEMIGCLQQLISLHPFHPGNWKLLAEAYMSYLQFPLPQSVSEACLQGCEGVAVNHCLPVSSKEGCSQHPQKHHWRTDFSLQISPKINGSLESCEKCQTGGPTNAQGKREAQPAVRNTAFGTMRQEESGDIWIYACASLVRARLLLQLTQSQQSSFALESNLKAQQDIEDKVASFGLKGDVLSLMTEEMGKDLVPEKLKEDAQGEVKCIAASALASLMTPSAPDFEQKWFRKLRDGFFCLGSCT; from the exons TGGTTTTGTGAAGAAACAGCTGGCGAAGATTATGCTGAAAGTGTCAATCTAAAAAAATTCAGAGGAGATTTGGCATATAAACAACAAGAATTTAAG AAGGCACTCTTCGAGTATTCCGGCTGCCTTGCGCTGTTACCTCTGAGCAATATTGCCATGAGAAGAGATGTACAAGAGAGCCAGGCTCGCTGTTTAGCTCATCTGGGAAGATGCGAGGAAGCCTTGGAGATCACAGAGATGCTG CAAAATGGAGCAACAAACACAGACCATGTGACCGTGGTGCTTGGCCTGAAGTTTGCTATTTACCGCACTCTGGGGCACATGGAGGAAATGATTGGCTGCTTACAGCAGCTGATTTCGCTACACCCTTTTCACCCAGGGAACTGGAAGTTGCTTGCTGAGGCTTACATGAGCTATTTACAGTTTCCACTGCCACAGTCTGTGTCAGAAGCTTGTCTCCAGGGATGCGAAGGCGTCGCCGTGAATCATTGTCTCCCGGTTTCATCCAAGGAAGGCTGCTCTCAGCATCCTCAGAAGCACCACTGGAGGACAGATTTCTCCTTGCAGATTTCACCCAAAATAAATGGCAGTTTGGAGTCTTGTGAAAAATGTCAAACAGGGGGACCCACCAATGCCCAGGGAAAACGGGAGGCACAGCCTGCAGTGAGGAATACTGCGTTTGGtaccatgaggcaggaagagtcaGGAGACATCTGGATATATGCATGTGCTTCCTTAGTTAGAGCAAG GCTCTTGCTTCAGCTCACACAGTCTCAGCAGTCCTCTTTCGCTTTAGAGAGTAACTTAAAAGCACAGCAAGACATTGAAGACAAAGTTGCATCCTTTGGATTGAAGGGAGATGTCTTGTCCTTGATGACTGAA GAGATGGGAAAGGATCTCGTTCCAGAGAAGCTCAAAGAGGATGCCCAGGGAGAGGTGAAATGCATAGCGGCTTCAGCCCTGGCATCCCTAATGACGCCATCTGCCCCGGACTTTGAGCAGAAATGGTTCCGAAAGCTCCGAGATGGTTTCTTTTGCTTGGGCTCTTGCACATAG
- the C4H8orf76 gene encoding uncharacterized protein C8orf76 homolog isoform X3 gives MALRRLQWFCEETAGEDYAESVNLKKFRGDLAYKQQEFKKALFEYSGCLALLPLSNIAMRRDVQESQARCLAHLGRCEEALEITEMLQNGATNTDHVTVVLGLKFAIYRTLGHMEEMIGCLQQLISLHPFHPGNWKLLAEAYMSYLQFPLPQSVSEACLQGCEGVAVNHCLPVSSKEGCSQHPQKHHWRTDFSLQISPKINGSLESCEKCQTGGPTNAQGKREAQPAVRNTAFGTMRQEESGDIWIYACASLVRARLLLQLTQSQQSSFALESNLKAQQDIEDKVASFGLKGDVLSLMTEEMGKDLVPEKLKEDAQGEVKCIAASALASLMTPSAPDFEQKWFRKLRDGFFCLGSCT, from the exons TGGTTTTGTGAAGAAACAGCTGGCGAAGATTATGCTGAAAGTGTCAATCTAAAAAAATTCAGAGGAGATTTGGCATATAAACAACAAGAATTTAAG AAGGCACTCTTCGAGTATTCCGGCTGCCTTGCGCTGTTACCTCTGAGCAATATTGCCATGAGAAGAGATGTACAAGAGAGCCAGGCTCGCTGTTTAGCTCATCTGGGAAGATGCGAGGAAGCCTTGGAGATCACAGAGATGCTG CAAAATGGAGCAACAAACACAGACCATGTGACCGTGGTGCTTGGCCTGAAGTTTGCTATTTACCGCACTCTGGGGCACATGGAGGAAATGATTGGCTGCTTACAGCAGCTGATTTCGCTACACCCTTTTCACCCAGGGAACTGGAAGTTGCTTGCTGAGGCTTACATGAGCTATTTACAGTTTCCACTGCCACAGTCTGTGTCAGAAGCTTGTCTCCAGGGATGCGAAGGCGTCGCCGTGAATCATTGTCTCCCGGTTTCATCCAAGGAAGGCTGCTCTCAGCATCCTCAGAAGCACCACTGGAGGACAGATTTCTCCTTGCAGATTTCACCCAAAATAAATGGCAGTTTGGAGTCTTGTGAAAAATGTCAAACAGGGGGACCCACCAATGCCCAGGGAAAACGGGAGGCACAGCCTGCAGTGAGGAATACTGCGTTTGGtaccatgaggcaggaagagtcaGGAGACATCTGGATATATGCATGTGCTTCCTTAGTTAGAGCAAG GCTCTTGCTTCAGCTCACACAGTCTCAGCAGTCCTCTTTCGCTTTAGAGAGTAACTTAAAAGCACAGCAAGACATTGAAGACAAAGTTGCATCCTTTGGATTGAAGGGAGATGTCTTGTCCTTGATGACTGAA GAGATGGGAAAGGATCTCGTTCCAGAGAAGCTCAAAGAGGATGCCCAGGGAGAGGTGAAATGCATAGCGGCTTCAGCCCTGGCATCCCTAATGACGCCATCTGCCCCGGACTTTGAGCAGAAATGGTTCCGAAAGCTCCGAGATGGTTTCTTTTGCTTGGGCTCTTGCACATAG
- the FAM83A gene encoding protein FAM83A, with the protein MNRSRHVGKIRRRLEDVKNWSFRLVKMDFSHNESVRLATDALLDGGVQSYLKALEEEGEVDFLSSVEAQYIRRNAKEPYYARDSHTDGEEGPRLNNDGRSLQSGTYFPLISESSEPALLHSWSSAEKPYLKEKSSATVYFQTDKNSNIRDIIRRCINKTCQVLAILMDVFTDAEIFCDVLEAANKRRVFVYLLLDHSNLKLFTEMCDKLHVPENHFKNISVRSVTGEVYCAKSGRKFSGQIQEKFIISDWRYVLSGSYSFTWLCGQVHRNFLSKYTGQVVELFDEEFRHLYAISKPVAGLRPLSHPSLFLLNKSTAATQGSLTNSSNQGSIHTPSDPFSCLSNNSVSPSRQPPRKTPIHSCHPVSPSPLNRVHSFHGYTTFMTPPLPNGIQVNYYQRQYITESPAALYNNIHIYRPMRMRQGDASRAQLNPVWRCLHKANLIG; encoded by the exons ATGAATAGATCCAGACATGTAGGCAAGATTCGGAGGCGGCTGGAGGACGTCAAGAACTGGTCATTCCGACTGGTAAAAATGGATTTTAGTCACAATGAGAGTGTGCGTCTTGCCACTGATGCCCTCTTGGATGGCGGGGTCCAATCTTACCTCAaggccttggaggaagagggagaagtggaTTTCCTGTCGTCGGTGGAAGCTCAGTACATCAGGAGGAATGCAAAGGAACCTTACTATGCTAGAGACTCTCACACTGATGGAGAAGAAGGGCCAAGGCTGAATAATGACGGCCGGTCACTCCAGTCAGGAACCTATTTCCCTCTCATCTCTGAGAGCAGCGAACCAGCTCTCCTTCACTCATGGAGCTCCGCAGAGAAGCCCTACCTGAAAGAGAAGTCAAGCGCCACGGTGTATTTCCAGACGGATAAAAACAGCAATATTCGAGACATCATACGCCGCTGCATCAACAAGACCTGTCAG GTACTGGCCATTTTGATGGATGTATTCACAGATGCAGAAATATTCTGTGATGTCTTAGAAGCTGCTAACAAGCGGAGGGTGTTTGTCTACTTGTTGCTTGACCACAGCAACCTGAAACTCTTCACTGAGATGTGTGACAAATTGCATGTCCCAGAGAATCATTTCAAG AATATTTCCGTGCGAAGCGTTACTGGGGAGGTTTACTGCGCCAAATCAGGTCGGAAATTCTCAGGGCAAATCCAAGAAAAATTCATCATCTCAGACTGGAGATATGTGCTGTCTGGATCATACAG CTTCACGTGGCTGTGTGGCCAGGTCCACCGGAACTTCCTCTCCAAATACACTGGCCAAGTGGTGGAGCTCTTTGACGAAGAGTTCCGGCATCTCTACGCTATCTCCAAGCCTGTCGCGGGGCTGCGGCCGCTCTCCCACCCTTCGCTCTTCCTGCTCAACAAGAGCACTGCCGCCACCCAAGGCAGCCTCACCAACAGCAGCAACCAGGGAAGCATCCACACGCCATCGGATCCGTTCAGCTGTCTGTCAAACAACAGCGTCTCGCCAAGCAGGCAACCCCCCAGGAAGACTCCCATTCATAGCTGCCACCCAGTATCACCGTCGCCTCTCAACAGAGTCCACTCCTTCCACGGCTACACCACATTCATGACACCACCACTGCCAAATGGTATCCAAGTCAACTATTACCAGCGTCAGTACATCACAGAGTCACCGGCTGCCCTTTACAACAACATTCATATCTACAGACCTATGAGAATGAGGCAAGGGGATGCCAGCAGAGCACAGCTGAACCCAGTCTGGAGGTGTCTTCACAAAGCCAACCTGATTGGATGA